GAAAGaaagtctttgttcacaattatctgtcatcgTGTTAATGGAAATTTCATggatcaaaagtactagtggtatcgaTACGCACTATCGGTAtgggtgagtactcaagagtgaatgcTCGTACTGGTAGAGCGCTGAAAAAAACTGGTATCGACCATCGTCAAGCATCGGTCACCTGATGGCGTTCCACACGTCGAATCCGTCCAGAGGTTTGGTGGCGTTGAGGCTGCCGCCGGCAAGTCCCACCAGCGTgggcagccaatcagagacgtGGATCAGCTCCCGGCTGGCGCCGCCCGGCCGCTCGACCAGCGGCCCGGACACAAATCCCACGCCGCGGACTCCTCCCTCCCACAGCGACCACTTCCTGCCTCGCAGCGGCCAGTTGCTGCCGCCAAACAGCGTCTGGCCGCCGTTATCTGtcgaagaagacaaaaaaaaaaaaaaaaaaaaaaaaaaaacttgacccGGCTCAGAGCTGGCAGAAGACTTTTTGGagcgttttgctttttctttggcttttttgggcCGCAATAAGGACTGTGTTCCTAAGAGGAGTGTCTGTTCCAATTcattatattacaatattaaagtctgatttttttttcaaaaatattttctttacattataagaataaagtcagatttaATTCAAGAAAAAGGCATCATATTATAAgaatacattctttttttttggaaaccatgttaattgaaaataaaatacttttttttattatttaaaaaaaagatgcttaatTATTTgaacaatgctatatttttgGGGGATACATTAACATCAAAGAATAGTTTTATTTGttcaagaaaaagacaaaatattacaacaattttgttcgacaaaaatgtctttatatTATGAGAGTAACCATTTCctttataagaataaagtggtttttttcaaagcaacaagtctttctatttaaaaaataaagtcatcattttattatttttattagtcaagcctgttctttttttttagaattttgtTTTATACTAGAATAATCTTGAGAGTAATgtcctatttttttgtaaaaatgtatttatgttacCAGACTCAAGCCATTGTTGAGAGGATACAAATTAAATACTACACGAGaataagtcctttttttttttcaacaaagcGGCGTATATAAGAATAATCGTACTTTGTTCATGAAGTTATAATATTACGACAATGGATTTGTACTTTTTGGAGAAATGACTTTATATCACAAGAATGATTTTGAGAATACCGTTTTTAATCATATTACAAGGTTTAAGTCTAATATAAGTATAAAAAGACcccttaaaaacaataaaatagtcAGCAAGGTTAGCATATGGCGATATAGGGTCTTTCAGTAAGTTCCTCATCTTCACGGTCCGTGTTGAGGCTCGATGTCGGCGgcgaaaagccaaagaaaaagccaaagcgttcatttctttttcttttttttcatcgaACAAGGATGCAGCCCACTAACCTGAGCCCACCGCAGGAGTTTTCCCTTCACTGCATTCTTTCCTAATGACACTTTAAAAGCCCAATATGCTGAAAATAAGCCTtaacagtccgggtggttcCACGTGTTTACCTTACTTACTGCTTACAAGCCTCACGGTGGGCATTTCATAAAAAAGTCTCCATTGAAAGTCTACGAGTTggaaagagttttttttaacaacacttcGAGTGTTAGTTAAATGGCTACTTTATGAATGGCTCGTCATTTTGGGGCCTATTTGGCGATCTTTGCCGCACTCTGTTGGACAGGCGGAGTATTGCAACGACCTTTTTCATACGTCACGGATTTGACTAAAAAGACGTcacacaaaggaaaataaagttgtagattttttttcctacaaaatAGGCATAATGttgcgagaataaagttgtttcacacacaaaaaaaggaaaagaaaaaaatatcatattAACATTcaagaaaaattatttaaagaTGTCAGAGGACCAAGCTACTTTTTTATCAAATAAgacgtgtttgtgtgcatgtgcgtgtgcgcaCCTGTGGAGAATACCAGGACAGTGTTGCCCCAAAGTCCGGCCTGCCGCAACGCCAAGCTGATGTTGCCCACCGCCTCGTCCATGGCCGCCACCATGCCAGCGTACATGCGCCGTTGCGGGTCCCGGATGAAGGCGTAGGGCTCCACGTAGCGTTCGGGCACCTGCAGGGGCGCGTGGACGGCTTGCAGCGCCACATACAGGAAGAGAGGCTGAAACACAAGCACATTTctgcttttttaaataatttatttatttatttatttatttttaatccgaTCAATTTGGGACATGTAATTTGTGACGAATAAAGCCTAAAATTAAAAGATTAaagtggtatttaaaaaaaaaatatatatatatatattattagaaaaacgttgttgggttttttttttttttttttttttaaagtaacactGTAACttcatttttatacatttttatgaatCAATTGGAAATTCAACAAAGGTCAAAGAAAATTGAAGGAAgaattccttaaaaaaaaaaaaaaaaaaaaactttattttgagtatttaaaaaaaatagtcaacaCTCCGAAAATAACGTTGCATTTTttaaagagagaaaaagcataatattacgagaatatagccatattttttgtctaaaaaaagcCTTAGCATTAGAAGAATAACatattttttctagaaaaaaggTGTCCTATTACAAGATACATGTCATATTCTTTTAACTAAAAATGCACTGAATCCATTCAAAATTGTCTTAATATATCGAGAccaaaagcatattttttttcacatagaGGAGAGGCTGAAAGACGAGCAGATTTCCTGTTATTTTATATAGTGTGATACTGTACTTTGGTCAAAGACACATAGGAGGCGCTGCAGGACTTTCTCGCTGTCACTGACTGgttttatgtttgtatgtagactatatatttatccatccatccattttctgagccgcttctcctcactagggtcgcgggcgtgctggagcctatcccagctgtcatcgggcaggaggcggggtacaccctgaactggttgccagccaatcgcagggcacataggaacaaacaaccattcgcactcacagtcatgcctacgggcaatttagagtctccaattcatgcatgtttttgggatgtgggaggaaacaggagtacccggagaaaacccatgcaggcacggggagaacatgcaaactccacacaggcagggacggggattgaaccccgcacctcagaactgtgaggctgacgctctaaccagtcggccaccgtgccgccctatatatttatattcaaaCTAAATATTGGTCATGGATTatagtagaagtagtagtagttttttttttaaagtaataatCCTGAGCCGAGAGCTGCGTCACCTTTTTGGGGTTGTGCTCGGCGACGATCCGGACGGCCCTCTGGCCGAACAGCTCGGTGGAGTAGTGGCCTTTGTATCCCGCGGCGGCCGCTTCCTCCTCCCGCAGGTCCAGAGCGCAGCGGCTCAGGTTGAGAGTGGTGATGTTGTTACAATGGACGTGAGTGTAGTAGTCCTCGCTGCCCGTCAGATAGCCTGGAGTACACATAAGTAGTCTGCGTTAAATATCTGTactctgtatttgttttgtttgtgcaaaACGATTTCATGCTTTGATTCATTGCGTGGCTTCTTCTGGAgtgtgtgccttggcctccagggggcagtatgatacatatgtacatacatgaAGAAGATGGTaacaactgctcagtaagctgcagtaatacgtTATTTTTCACAGATAAAGAATGAATGCCTGCCTGCATCGTTgaattgtctgtctgcatgtgttgctgcacattTTGCGCTCAAATATTTGTAGCTTAAAGGGTTATTACACCacaacatcaatgctagttttgttagcctgtcGACTGCATTTTGcatcgtgtgttagcattaaggctGCGGACGTTCATAAGACAAAGTTATTTGGTTTGGTTCAATACACAACGTTTAATTCTAttagtttttatatttagttgtaACGTAAACGTGGGGCGTACAAACCAAAGTAGGAGTGGAAGCCGCGGCGCGTAGGCAGGCAGTCCTTCTTGTACATGCCCAGGTGCCACTTGCCCACCATGTGCGTGGCGTAGCCCGCCTCGGACAGCAGCTGAGGAAGCAGCGTCTCGTCCAGCGGCACGCAGTACGGCTGACACGGCCAGATGATCTGGTGCTGCATGCCCGTGTGGATCTGCCAATGGCACACACGCAACATGCTGACGAAAGAGAAAACGGGAAGGGAACTAGCCACCCAACGTCCTCTTCCTTAACCGCCCGTCAGCCTTTtttctaagtttttttttttttttccaaagataCAGTACTTTATTCATCCAAAAGGGAAATTCACTTGAACCACTGCTGCACTAAACTTAGAGCCATTTAAATAGGTATCATGCTAGGATACctttattaaaatttttaaaattatatcaaaatcaagtgactcggACTGCAAAAAAACATGCTCGGGTAATACAGACTACACTACCAAGTATCATTTTTCAAGTATTTTGAATGTATATGGTATCGTGTCactatattatttaatattaataaacAGCATGAGTAATATTTCTCAAAATATTGATAGAAACAGTCCTAGTACTAAGAATAGTACAGCACCAAGATAGTACTACAAACAGTCCTGCAAAGAGCACCAGAAACTGTACTAAAACATTACTGGAAACCGTTTTAGGCATAACTCAGCAGAAACAGTAGCACAATTAGTACTAGCAACAGTTTTCAACAGCACTAGACAGTACTAGTAATAATGGCCTACCACAGTAACTAACACTACTAGAAACAATACTATAAATACTGGTCCAAAACAGCACTAAAATAGTAGTATAAACAGTATTACAACTATTGCTACACAGTACAACAAATActtgaagatgatgat
The sequence above is a segment of the Phyllopteryx taeniolatus isolate TA_2022b chromosome 15, UOR_Ptae_1.2, whole genome shotgun sequence genome. Coding sequences within it:
- the arsb gene encoding arylsulfatase B: MMADWLRFSALLLTLGPLAAASGSKRPHIVFILADDLGWYDVGYHGSEIKTPNLDKLSASGVRLENYYVQPLCTPSRNQLMTGRYQIHTGMQHQIIWPCQPYCVPLDETLLPQLLSEAGYATHMVGKWHLGMYKKDCLPTRRGFHSYFGYLTGSEDYYTHVHCNNITTLNLSRCALDLREEEAAAAGYKGHYSTELFGQRAVRIVAEHNPKKPLFLYVALQAVHAPLQVPERYVEPYAFIRDPQRRMYAGMVAAMDEAVGNISLALRQAGLWGNTVLVFSTDNGGQTLFGGSNWPLRGRKWSLWEGGVRGVGFVSGPLVERPGGASRELIHVSDWLPTLVGLAGGSLNATKPLDGFDVWNAISKGFASPRLELLHNIDPMYIDVAPCPGSERLRASDQSADGKGVFRSGFNVSIHAAIRSSKWKLLTGYPGCDFWFPRPGHNVSSSPRRSSPLKPVMLFNVDIDPEERNEVSAGYPAVVDRLLGRLRHHQQNALPVHFPDEDPRCDPGPAGAWGPWA